In Stomoxys calcitrans chromosome 2, idStoCalc2.1, whole genome shotgun sequence, the following proteins share a genomic window:
- the LOC106080639 gene encoding S-phase kinase-associated protein 2 isoform X3 gives MESLENKSGNIRRVGKQKNKKCNVNFVRKRLPSKSLSQTPAWKLAKLESTSSPSALTNEYLEEMGIGMLDSEESSSSAASAIALAVTASADENSNEATPNLDAPKFCHQQRQIYRSMDTSLLDATTDNASNHSFVDPNDTAPPAGGGTAATIHSSAKSNNNGQQQQHHHKLNITNNNSNSSSSFEIYTDTEQNAVSQQKRIAILGIGAATAGPATNVHSHSPSSTGKNARSPLATVACNSFLRNAQLQQQLLLQQQQQQQQQQLQQNTFNNSLPQRSQSPSLMPSTSQQAAILKQQQQLQLQKQYLQQQQQLELLQHQHPPRFVSNENFFLFRSQSMRERNPDGKDHFNTLSDEIILQIFKWLPKKTLLRCGYVSRRFNRCASDESLWTRLDLGGRSIKAGAMENILKRGVVILRLAQAELHHPVFEPHFLETEPSFETKLQYLDLSMITITKPSLKMLLSRCRQLKKLSLEHVALNDDICNDIAKNTGLEALNLAMCSGLEAWSVRKMMESLKQLNSLNISWTNLSVDAVTSLVTNVTPNLMRLNVAGCRKTMFDSHLASLAKRCTQLLELDLSDCTGLTGNAISIICKFKMLEYLSLSRCYLIPATAYIELRNMSTLTYLDIFGMLTDSALEMLEHTFSKIGINKFIHSSVARPTVGTRRTSIWGLRTRD, from the exons ATGGAAAGTCTAGAGAATAAATCTGGCAACATTCGACgagtaggcaaacaaaaaaacaaaaaatgcaatgTTAATTTTGTAAG aaaacgttTACCTAGCAAAAGTTTGTCACAAACACCAGCCTGGAAATTAGCTAAACTTGAAAGCACATCATCACCGTCGGCTCTGACTAACGAGTATCTAGAAGAAATGGGTATAGGAATGCTAGACTCTGAGGAGAGCTCTTCATCGGCGGCCTCAGCTATAGCGTTAGCGGTTACCGCAAGTGCAGATGAAAATTCGAATGAAGCCACACCAAATTTGGATGCACCCAAGTTTTGCCATCAGCAAAGACAAATTTATCGAAGCATGGACACATCGTTGCTTGATGCAACGACAGACAATGCCAGTAATCATAGTTTTGTGGATCCCAATGACACTGCGCCGCCAGCCGGAGGAGGGACAGCGGCAACCATCCACTCAAGTGCTAAATCCAATAATAatggacaacaacaacaacatcaccatAAATTAAATATAACCAACAACAATTCAAATTCTTCATCCTCATTTGAGATTTATACGGACACGGAACAG AATGCAGTAAGTCAACAAAAGAGAATTGCCATATTGGGAATTGGGGCGGCAACAGCTGGGCCAGCAACAAATGTACATAGTCATTCGCCGTCGTCAACAGGAAAAAATGCCAGAAGTCCCTTGGCTACAGTGGCTTGTAATAGTTTTTTAAGGAATGCTCAATTACAGCAGCAACTTTtattacaacaacagcaacagcagcagcagcaacaattgCAGCAA AACACATTTAATAATTCATTGCCTCAAAGATCGCAATCGCCATCCCTAATGCCCTCCACCAGTCAACAGGCAGCGAttctaaaacaacaacagcaactacaGTTACAGAAGCAATACcttcaacagcaacagcagctagAACTTTTGCAACATCAGCATCCTCCCCGTTTTGTTTccaatgaaaatttctttttgtttcgcAGTCAATCTATGCGCGAGCGCAATCCTGATGGCAAGGACCACTTCAATACTCTGTCGGATGAAATTATTTTGCAGATTTTCAAATGGCTGCCGAAAAAGACATTATTGCGTTGCGGCTATGTTAGCCGCCGTTTCAATAGATGTGCCAGTGATGAGTCCCTTTGGACGCGCCTTGATCTGGGTGGCCGTTCCATCAAGGCAGGAGCAATGGAAAATattctcaaaagaggtgttgtCATTCTAAGATTAGCGCAAGCAGAG CTTCACCATCCTGTCTTTGAACCACATTTCCTTGAGACTGAACCAAGTTTTGAGACCAAATTGCAGTATCTAGACTTGAGTATGATAACGATAACAAAACCTTCCCTAAAAATGCTGTTGTCACGTTGTCGCCAATTGAAAAAACTAAGTCTGGAACATGTTGCCCTCAATGATGACATATGCAATGACATTGCAAAAAACACTGGCTTAGAGGCATTAAATTTAGCCATGTGCTCCGGTTTGGAAGCATGGAGTGTTAGAAAAATGATGGAGTCACTAAAGCAGCTAAACAGTTTAAATATATCATGGACAAATTTATCAGTGGATGCGGTTACATCGCTGGTAACCAATGTGACACCAAATTTAATGCGTCTAAATGTGGCGGGATGTCGCAAAACAATGTTTGACTCAC ATTTGGCCAGTTTAGCAAAACGCTGTACGCAGTTGCTGGAGTTGGATTTGTCGGATTGCACTGGGTTAACGGGCAATGCTATAAGTATTATTTGCAAATTCAAAATGCTCGAATATCTATCGTTATCCAGATGTTATTTGATACCAGCTACAGCGTATAT TGAATTGCGCAACATGTCCACActtacatatttggatattttcGGTATGCTTACCGATTCTGCCTTGGAAATGCTAGAGCACACATTTTCAAAAATCGGCATTAACAAATTCATTCATAGTTCGGTTGCACGTCCAACAGTTGGTACGAGGCGCACCTCAATTTGGGGACTACGTACACGAGATTAG
- the LOC106080639 gene encoding S-phase kinase-associated protein 2 isoform X2 translates to MNNKTTRENNENLCPTSRKRLPSKSLSQTPAWKLAKLESTSSPSALTNEYLEEMGIGMLDSEESSSSAASAIALAVTASADENSNEATPNLDAPKFCHQQRQIYRSMDTSLLDATTDNASNHSFVDPNDTAPPAGGGTAATIHSSAKSNNNGQQQQHHHKLNITNNNSNSSSSFEIYTDTEQVQQQQQTILKLKTNEKFHLPQNAVSQQKRIAILGIGAATAGPATNVHSHSPSSTGKNARSPLATVACNSFLRNAQLQQQLLLQQQQQQQQQQLQQNTFNNSLPQRSQSPSLMPSTSQQAAILKQQQQLQLQKQYLQQQQQLELLQHQHPPRFVSNENFFLFRSQSMRERNPDGKDHFNTLSDEIILQIFKWLPKKTLLRCGYVSRRFNRCASDESLWTRLDLGGRSIKAGAMENILKRGVVILRLAQAELHHPVFEPHFLETEPSFETKLQYLDLSMITITKPSLKMLLSRCRQLKKLSLEHVALNDDICNDIAKNTGLEALNLAMCSGLEAWSVRKMMESLKQLNSLNISWTNLSVDAVTSLVTNVTPNLMRLNVAGCRKTMFDSHLASLAKRCTQLLELDLSDCTGLTGNAISIICKFKMLEYLSLSRCYLIPATAYIELRNMSTLTYLDIFGMLTDSALEMLEHTFSKIGINKFIHSSVARPTVGTRRTSIWGLRTRD, encoded by the exons atgaaTAACAAAACCACCAGGGAAAATAACGAGAATTTATGTCCAACATCAAG aaaacgttTACCTAGCAAAAGTTTGTCACAAACACCAGCCTGGAAATTAGCTAAACTTGAAAGCACATCATCACCGTCGGCTCTGACTAACGAGTATCTAGAAGAAATGGGTATAGGAATGCTAGACTCTGAGGAGAGCTCTTCATCGGCGGCCTCAGCTATAGCGTTAGCGGTTACCGCAAGTGCAGATGAAAATTCGAATGAAGCCACACCAAATTTGGATGCACCCAAGTTTTGCCATCAGCAAAGACAAATTTATCGAAGCATGGACACATCGTTGCTTGATGCAACGACAGACAATGCCAGTAATCATAGTTTTGTGGATCCCAATGACACTGCGCCGCCAGCCGGAGGAGGGACAGCGGCAACCATCCACTCAAGTGCTAAATCCAATAATAatggacaacaacaacaacatcaccatAAATTAAATATAACCAACAACAATTCAAATTCTTCATCCTCATTTGAGATTTATACGGACACGGAACAGgtacagcagcaacagcagacCATACTTAAGCTCAagacaaatgaaaaatttcatctgcCACAGAATGCAGTAAGTCAACAAAAGAGAATTGCCATATTGGGAATTGGGGCGGCAACAGCTGGGCCAGCAACAAATGTACATAGTCATTCGCCGTCGTCAACAGGAAAAAATGCCAGAAGTCCCTTGGCTACAGTGGCTTGTAATAGTTTTTTAAGGAATGCTCAATTACAGCAGCAACTTTtattacaacaacagcaacagcagcagcagcaacaattgCAGCAA AACACATTTAATAATTCATTGCCTCAAAGATCGCAATCGCCATCCCTAATGCCCTCCACCAGTCAACAGGCAGCGAttctaaaacaacaacagcaactacaGTTACAGAAGCAATACcttcaacagcaacagcagctagAACTTTTGCAACATCAGCATCCTCCCCGTTTTGTTTccaatgaaaatttctttttgtttcgcAGTCAATCTATGCGCGAGCGCAATCCTGATGGCAAGGACCACTTCAATACTCTGTCGGATGAAATTATTTTGCAGATTTTCAAATGGCTGCCGAAAAAGACATTATTGCGTTGCGGCTATGTTAGCCGCCGTTTCAATAGATGTGCCAGTGATGAGTCCCTTTGGACGCGCCTTGATCTGGGTGGCCGTTCCATCAAGGCAGGAGCAATGGAAAATattctcaaaagaggtgttgtCATTCTAAGATTAGCGCAAGCAGAG CTTCACCATCCTGTCTTTGAACCACATTTCCTTGAGACTGAACCAAGTTTTGAGACCAAATTGCAGTATCTAGACTTGAGTATGATAACGATAACAAAACCTTCCCTAAAAATGCTGTTGTCACGTTGTCGCCAATTGAAAAAACTAAGTCTGGAACATGTTGCCCTCAATGATGACATATGCAATGACATTGCAAAAAACACTGGCTTAGAGGCATTAAATTTAGCCATGTGCTCCGGTTTGGAAGCATGGAGTGTTAGAAAAATGATGGAGTCACTAAAGCAGCTAAACAGTTTAAATATATCATGGACAAATTTATCAGTGGATGCGGTTACATCGCTGGTAACCAATGTGACACCAAATTTAATGCGTCTAAATGTGGCGGGATGTCGCAAAACAATGTTTGACTCAC ATTTGGCCAGTTTAGCAAAACGCTGTACGCAGTTGCTGGAGTTGGATTTGTCGGATTGCACTGGGTTAACGGGCAATGCTATAAGTATTATTTGCAAATTCAAAATGCTCGAATATCTATCGTTATCCAGATGTTATTTGATACCAGCTACAGCGTATAT TGAATTGCGCAACATGTCCACActtacatatttggatattttcGGTATGCTTACCGATTCTGCCTTGGAAATGCTAGAGCACACATTTTCAAAAATCGGCATTAACAAATTCATTCATAGTTCGGTTGCACGTCCAACAGTTGGTACGAGGCGCACCTCAATTTGGGGACTACGTACACGAGATTAG
- the LOC106080639 gene encoding S-phase kinase-associated protein 2 isoform X1, with protein MESLENKSGNIRRVGKQKNKKCNVNFVRKRLPSKSLSQTPAWKLAKLESTSSPSALTNEYLEEMGIGMLDSEESSSSAASAIALAVTASADENSNEATPNLDAPKFCHQQRQIYRSMDTSLLDATTDNASNHSFVDPNDTAPPAGGGTAATIHSSAKSNNNGQQQQHHHKLNITNNNSNSSSSFEIYTDTEQVQQQQQTILKLKTNEKFHLPQNAVSQQKRIAILGIGAATAGPATNVHSHSPSSTGKNARSPLATVACNSFLRNAQLQQQLLLQQQQQQQQQQLQQNTFNNSLPQRSQSPSLMPSTSQQAAILKQQQQLQLQKQYLQQQQQLELLQHQHPPRFVSNENFFLFRSQSMRERNPDGKDHFNTLSDEIILQIFKWLPKKTLLRCGYVSRRFNRCASDESLWTRLDLGGRSIKAGAMENILKRGVVILRLAQAELHHPVFEPHFLETEPSFETKLQYLDLSMITITKPSLKMLLSRCRQLKKLSLEHVALNDDICNDIAKNTGLEALNLAMCSGLEAWSVRKMMESLKQLNSLNISWTNLSVDAVTSLVTNVTPNLMRLNVAGCRKTMFDSHLASLAKRCTQLLELDLSDCTGLTGNAISIICKFKMLEYLSLSRCYLIPATAYIELRNMSTLTYLDIFGMLTDSALEMLEHTFSKIGINKFIHSSVARPTVGTRRTSIWGLRTRD; from the exons ATGGAAAGTCTAGAGAATAAATCTGGCAACATTCGACgagtaggcaaacaaaaaaacaaaaaatgcaatgTTAATTTTGTAAG aaaacgttTACCTAGCAAAAGTTTGTCACAAACACCAGCCTGGAAATTAGCTAAACTTGAAAGCACATCATCACCGTCGGCTCTGACTAACGAGTATCTAGAAGAAATGGGTATAGGAATGCTAGACTCTGAGGAGAGCTCTTCATCGGCGGCCTCAGCTATAGCGTTAGCGGTTACCGCAAGTGCAGATGAAAATTCGAATGAAGCCACACCAAATTTGGATGCACCCAAGTTTTGCCATCAGCAAAGACAAATTTATCGAAGCATGGACACATCGTTGCTTGATGCAACGACAGACAATGCCAGTAATCATAGTTTTGTGGATCCCAATGACACTGCGCCGCCAGCCGGAGGAGGGACAGCGGCAACCATCCACTCAAGTGCTAAATCCAATAATAatggacaacaacaacaacatcaccatAAATTAAATATAACCAACAACAATTCAAATTCTTCATCCTCATTTGAGATTTATACGGACACGGAACAGgtacagcagcaacagcagacCATACTTAAGCTCAagacaaatgaaaaatttcatctgcCACAGAATGCAGTAAGTCAACAAAAGAGAATTGCCATATTGGGAATTGGGGCGGCAACAGCTGGGCCAGCAACAAATGTACATAGTCATTCGCCGTCGTCAACAGGAAAAAATGCCAGAAGTCCCTTGGCTACAGTGGCTTGTAATAGTTTTTTAAGGAATGCTCAATTACAGCAGCAACTTTtattacaacaacagcaacagcagcagcagcaacaattgCAGCAA AACACATTTAATAATTCATTGCCTCAAAGATCGCAATCGCCATCCCTAATGCCCTCCACCAGTCAACAGGCAGCGAttctaaaacaacaacagcaactacaGTTACAGAAGCAATACcttcaacagcaacagcagctagAACTTTTGCAACATCAGCATCCTCCCCGTTTTGTTTccaatgaaaatttctttttgtttcgcAGTCAATCTATGCGCGAGCGCAATCCTGATGGCAAGGACCACTTCAATACTCTGTCGGATGAAATTATTTTGCAGATTTTCAAATGGCTGCCGAAAAAGACATTATTGCGTTGCGGCTATGTTAGCCGCCGTTTCAATAGATGTGCCAGTGATGAGTCCCTTTGGACGCGCCTTGATCTGGGTGGCCGTTCCATCAAGGCAGGAGCAATGGAAAATattctcaaaagaggtgttgtCATTCTAAGATTAGCGCAAGCAGAG CTTCACCATCCTGTCTTTGAACCACATTTCCTTGAGACTGAACCAAGTTTTGAGACCAAATTGCAGTATCTAGACTTGAGTATGATAACGATAACAAAACCTTCCCTAAAAATGCTGTTGTCACGTTGTCGCCAATTGAAAAAACTAAGTCTGGAACATGTTGCCCTCAATGATGACATATGCAATGACATTGCAAAAAACACTGGCTTAGAGGCATTAAATTTAGCCATGTGCTCCGGTTTGGAAGCATGGAGTGTTAGAAAAATGATGGAGTCACTAAAGCAGCTAAACAGTTTAAATATATCATGGACAAATTTATCAGTGGATGCGGTTACATCGCTGGTAACCAATGTGACACCAAATTTAATGCGTCTAAATGTGGCGGGATGTCGCAAAACAATGTTTGACTCAC ATTTGGCCAGTTTAGCAAAACGCTGTACGCAGTTGCTGGAGTTGGATTTGTCGGATTGCACTGGGTTAACGGGCAATGCTATAAGTATTATTTGCAAATTCAAAATGCTCGAATATCTATCGTTATCCAGATGTTATTTGATACCAGCTACAGCGTATAT TGAATTGCGCAACATGTCCACActtacatatttggatattttcGGTATGCTTACCGATTCTGCCTTGGAAATGCTAGAGCACACATTTTCAAAAATCGGCATTAACAAATTCATTCATAGTTCGGTTGCACGTCCAACAGTTGGTACGAGGCGCACCTCAATTTGGGGACTACGTACACGAGATTAG
- the LOC106080639 gene encoding S-phase kinase-associated protein 2 isoform X4, translated as MLILKRLPSKSLSQTPAWKLAKLESTSSPSALTNEYLEEMGIGMLDSEESSSSAASAIALAVTASADENSNEATPNLDAPKFCHQQRQIYRSMDTSLLDATTDNASNHSFVDPNDTAPPAGGGTAATIHSSAKSNNNGQQQQHHHKLNITNNNSNSSSSFEIYTDTEQVQQQQQTILKLKTNEKFHLPQNAVSQQKRIAILGIGAATAGPATNVHSHSPSSTGKNARSPLATVACNSFLRNAQLQQQLLLQQQQQQQQQQLQQNTFNNSLPQRSQSPSLMPSTSQQAAILKQQQQLQLQKQYLQQQQQLELLQHQHPPRFVSNENFFLFRSQSMRERNPDGKDHFNTLSDEIILQIFKWLPKKTLLRCGYVSRRFNRCASDESLWTRLDLGGRSIKAGAMENILKRGVVILRLAQAELHHPVFEPHFLETEPSFETKLQYLDLSMITITKPSLKMLLSRCRQLKKLSLEHVALNDDICNDIAKNTGLEALNLAMCSGLEAWSVRKMMESLKQLNSLNISWTNLSVDAVTSLVTNVTPNLMRLNVAGCRKTMFDSHLASLAKRCTQLLELDLSDCTGLTGNAISIICKFKMLEYLSLSRCYLIPATAYIELRNMSTLTYLDIFGMLTDSALEMLEHTFSKIGINKFIHSSVARPTVGTRRTSIWGLRTRD; from the exons atgTTAATTTT aaaacgttTACCTAGCAAAAGTTTGTCACAAACACCAGCCTGGAAATTAGCTAAACTTGAAAGCACATCATCACCGTCGGCTCTGACTAACGAGTATCTAGAAGAAATGGGTATAGGAATGCTAGACTCTGAGGAGAGCTCTTCATCGGCGGCCTCAGCTATAGCGTTAGCGGTTACCGCAAGTGCAGATGAAAATTCGAATGAAGCCACACCAAATTTGGATGCACCCAAGTTTTGCCATCAGCAAAGACAAATTTATCGAAGCATGGACACATCGTTGCTTGATGCAACGACAGACAATGCCAGTAATCATAGTTTTGTGGATCCCAATGACACTGCGCCGCCAGCCGGAGGAGGGACAGCGGCAACCATCCACTCAAGTGCTAAATCCAATAATAatggacaacaacaacaacatcaccatAAATTAAATATAACCAACAACAATTCAAATTCTTCATCCTCATTTGAGATTTATACGGACACGGAACAGgtacagcagcaacagcagacCATACTTAAGCTCAagacaaatgaaaaatttcatctgcCACAGAATGCAGTAAGTCAACAAAAGAGAATTGCCATATTGGGAATTGGGGCGGCAACAGCTGGGCCAGCAACAAATGTACATAGTCATTCGCCGTCGTCAACAGGAAAAAATGCCAGAAGTCCCTTGGCTACAGTGGCTTGTAATAGTTTTTTAAGGAATGCTCAATTACAGCAGCAACTTTtattacaacaacagcaacagcagcagcagcaacaattgCAGCAA AACACATTTAATAATTCATTGCCTCAAAGATCGCAATCGCCATCCCTAATGCCCTCCACCAGTCAACAGGCAGCGAttctaaaacaacaacagcaactacaGTTACAGAAGCAATACcttcaacagcaacagcagctagAACTTTTGCAACATCAGCATCCTCCCCGTTTTGTTTccaatgaaaatttctttttgtttcgcAGTCAATCTATGCGCGAGCGCAATCCTGATGGCAAGGACCACTTCAATACTCTGTCGGATGAAATTATTTTGCAGATTTTCAAATGGCTGCCGAAAAAGACATTATTGCGTTGCGGCTATGTTAGCCGCCGTTTCAATAGATGTGCCAGTGATGAGTCCCTTTGGACGCGCCTTGATCTGGGTGGCCGTTCCATCAAGGCAGGAGCAATGGAAAATattctcaaaagaggtgttgtCATTCTAAGATTAGCGCAAGCAGAG CTTCACCATCCTGTCTTTGAACCACATTTCCTTGAGACTGAACCAAGTTTTGAGACCAAATTGCAGTATCTAGACTTGAGTATGATAACGATAACAAAACCTTCCCTAAAAATGCTGTTGTCACGTTGTCGCCAATTGAAAAAACTAAGTCTGGAACATGTTGCCCTCAATGATGACATATGCAATGACATTGCAAAAAACACTGGCTTAGAGGCATTAAATTTAGCCATGTGCTCCGGTTTGGAAGCATGGAGTGTTAGAAAAATGATGGAGTCACTAAAGCAGCTAAACAGTTTAAATATATCATGGACAAATTTATCAGTGGATGCGGTTACATCGCTGGTAACCAATGTGACACCAAATTTAATGCGTCTAAATGTGGCGGGATGTCGCAAAACAATGTTTGACTCAC ATTTGGCCAGTTTAGCAAAACGCTGTACGCAGTTGCTGGAGTTGGATTTGTCGGATTGCACTGGGTTAACGGGCAATGCTATAAGTATTATTTGCAAATTCAAAATGCTCGAATATCTATCGTTATCCAGATGTTATTTGATACCAGCTACAGCGTATAT TGAATTGCGCAACATGTCCACActtacatatttggatattttcGGTATGCTTACCGATTCTGCCTTGGAAATGCTAGAGCACACATTTTCAAAAATCGGCATTAACAAATTCATTCATAGTTCGGTTGCACGTCCAACAGTTGGTACGAGGCGCACCTCAATTTGGGGACTACGTACACGAGATTAG
- the LOC106080658 gene encoding splicing factor Cactin — translation MPKDKKHKKSEHGERRHKHKSKHKKSKKKYRSSSSSSSSSASEEESLPKNIQLLKALEERRLLEERERKRQKEEMKAKETPEQKRERRLREKEVKELRRKQRMGWDNEYQTYTDQDNPFGDSNLTSTFVWNKKLQKQGLKDAPMQTVEAINRQKQMENKIELEKVKKRRLEREKEKQEREEEMVLQQREKEAAQFHEWEKQEDQFHLEQARLRSEIRIQDGRAKPIDLLAQYINGSKLEDAIEMQMHEPYFILNGLNIKDLEDLLVDIKVYIELEKGEHIDFWNDMTIIVQDELQKQRKQAEHDEAISSRREGIHESVVKDVSGTFRNKTIIQLDELKSKIEAKIESRTEGIDISYWENILSQLKAHMARARLRDHHQKKLREKLDLLKTTSIKEEVKGNDSPESPYNAERHETKGEEETEVPTQELYQNDCFILYDEGGYSPSYIPFDSQGSLNLVDEEEDEINLKILRQQLLENNQESTINQELTSMRQEARKGMSGDEVEFSVEMPCDNSLAIQLATDKYRPRKPRYFNRVHTGFEWNKYNQTHYDMDNPPPKIVQGYKFNIFYPDLIDKSKTPQYFLTQCEDNPDFAILRFRAGPPYEDIAFKIVHREWEFSYKRGFRCQFHNNIFQLWFHFKRYRYRR, via the coding sequence ATGCCAAAAGACAAAAAGCATAAGAAAAGTGAACATGGGGAACGTCGCCACAAACATAAATCCAAACACAAAAAGTCGAAAAAGAAGTACCGTTCATCCTCTTCATCATCGTCTTCCTCTGCTTCCGAGGAAGAATCATTGCCTAAAAATATTCAATTGCTGAAAGCATTGGAGGAACGGCGATTATTAGAGGAACGTGAAAGAAAGCGACAAAAGGAGGAGATGAAGGCCAAAGAGACGCCTGAACAAAAGCGGGAACGTAGACTTCGTGAGAAAGAGGTAAAAGAGTTGAGACGCAAACAACGCATGGGTTGGGATAATGAATATCAAACGTATACGGATCAAGATAATCCTTTTGGTGATTCCAATTTGACTTCAACCTTTGTGTGGAACAAAAAGTTACAAAAGCAAGGTCTAAAGGATGCTCCAATGCAGACAGTGGAGGCTATTAATCGTCaaaaacaaatggaaaataaaatagaattggAAAAAGTAAAGAAACGGCGACTAGAAAGAGAAAAGGAGAAGCAAGAGCGCGAGGAGGAGATGGTATTGCAGCAGAGGGAAAAGGAGGCCGCACAATTTCATGAATGGGAGAAACAGGAGGACCAGTTTCATTTGGAACAGGCTCGCCTGAGAAGTGAGATACGCATACAGGATGGTCGCGCCAAACCCATTGACCTTTTGGCCCAATACATCAATGGCTCCAAATTGGAAGATGCCATTGAAATGCAAATGCACGAACCTTACTTTATTCTCAATGGTCTAAACATAAAAGATTTGGAGgatcttttggtggatattaaAGTTTACATTGAACTGGAAAAGGGAGAACATATAGATTTCTGGAATGATATGACAATTATTGTTCAAGATGAACTGcaaaagcaaagaaaacaaGCCGAACATGATGAAGCCATAAGTTCTAGGCGAGAAGGCATACATGAAAGTGTGGTAAAAGACGTCTCTGGGACATTCCGCAACAAAACAATTATCCAACTGGATGAACTAAAGTCGAAGATTGAAGCCAAAATAGAGTCACGTACCGAAGGCATCGACATCAGCTATTGGGAAAATATATTGTCGCAGCTAAAAGCCCACATGGCGAGGGCGAGACTAAGGGATCATCATCAAAAGAAGTTGAGGGAAAAGCTTGATCTACTAAAAACTACCTCTATCAAAGAAGAGGTGAAAGGCAATGACTCGCCAGAATCTCCTTACAATGCCGAAAGGCACGAAACCAAAGGAGAAGAAGAGACCGAAGTTCCCACCCAAGAGTTATATCAAAATGACTGTTTCATTCTATATGATGAAGGAGGTTATAGTCCCTCCTACATACCGTTTGACTCCCAGGGGTCTTTAAATTTAGTGGACGAAGAAGAGGatgaaattaatttgaaaattctAAGGCAACAACTTTTGGAAAACAATCAAGAGTCCACTATCAACCAAGAGTTGACAAGTATGCGCCAAGAAGCTCGTAAGGGTATGTCAGGTGATGAAGTTGAGTTCTCAGTTGAAATGCCTTGTGATAACTCTTTGGCCATACAACTAGCCACAGACAAGTATAGGCCTCGCAAACCACGCTACTTCAACAGGGTGCACACTGGTTTCGAATGGAATAAATACAATCAGACACATTACGATATGGACAATCCACCGCCGAAAATTGTGCAAGGCTATAAATTTAACATATTCTATCCGGACTTAATTGACAAGTCCAAAACGCCACAATATTTCCTCACTCAATGTGAAGACAATCCCGACTTTGCAATTTTACGATTTCGTGCTGGCCCCCCTTACGAAGATATTGCCTTCAAGATTGTCCATCGAGAGTGGGAATTCAGCTACAAAAGAGGATTTCGTTGTCAGTTTCACAACAACATTTTTCAGTTATGGTTCCATTTCAAACGTTATCGATATCGCAGATaa